In Deltaproteobacteria bacterium, the sequence AGGCAAGGGGAAGTTTCATGAACAGACTTAAGGATAAACACGTGGTCCTGGCGGTCACCGGAGGCATCGCCGCCTATAAATCCGCTGAACTGGCCCGCATGTTCATGTCACACGGCGCTCAGGTCCGGGTGGCCATGACGCAATCGGCCTGCCGTTTCATTACTCCCCTGACCTTTCAGTCGCTGACCCGGGAGCCGGTGGCCATGGATCTCTGGGAGCCGGAGGATTCGGTAAAGATCGGCCATATCGCCCTGGCAGAGTGGGCCGACGTGGTGGTCATTGCCCCGGCCACGGCCAACATCATCGGGAAGATGGCCGCTGGCATTGCGGATGAATTTCTGTCCACCTTCCTTATGGCCGTGCATTCGCCGGTAGTGGTCTGCCCGGCCATGAACGTCAACATGTACAACCATCCGGTTCTTCAGGAGAACCTGACCAGGCTCAGGTCGCTTAATTACCGCGTGGTTGATCCGGGTACCGGGGCCTTAGCCTGCGGCACCGAAGGGCAGGGCCGCCTGGCTGAGCTTGAGGATATCGTGGAGGAGACGCAGGCGGCTCTTTCGCCTCAGGACCTGGCCGGGCTTACGGTCATGGTGACCTCCGGCCCGACGCGGGAGCAGTGGGATGAGATCAGGTTCTTGAGCAACCTTTCCAGCGGAAAAATGGGCATGGCCCTGGTCAGGAGCGCCAGGTTG encodes:
- the coaBC gene encoding bifunctional phosphopantothenoylcysteine decarboxylase/phosphopantothenate--cysteine ligase CoaBC — encoded protein: MNRLKDKHVVLAVTGGIAAYKSAELARMFMSHGAQVRVAMTQSACRFITPLTFQSLTREPVAMDLWEPEDSVKIGHIALAEWADVVVIAPATANIIGKMAAGIADEFLSTFLMAVHSPVVVCPAMNVNMYNHPVLQENLTRLRSLNYRVVDPGTGALACGTEGQGRLAELEDIVEETQAALSPQDLAGLTVMVTSGPTREQWDEIRFLSNLSSGKMGMALVRSARLRGAEVILITGPTALPSPYRVQTIPVESTIDMQNAVNEHFNRIDVLIGAAAPMDFRPSARVEGKVKKTEVPAPIELTLNPDILAGIGKNKGKKILIGFAAEAENMIKYAKAKLKAKNLDLIVANQIGAPGAAFTTETNQVSIIDPAGAVEELPLLPKEEVADLIWDRVVSLVSARRG